One stretch of Macrotis lagotis isolate mMagLag1 chromosome 7, bilby.v1.9.chrom.fasta, whole genome shotgun sequence DNA includes these proteins:
- the GPD1L gene encoding glycerol-3-phosphate dehydrogenase 1-like protein isoform X2 produces MVKMWVFEETVNGRKLTDIINSDHENVKYLPGHKLPENVIAVPSLSDAVGDADLLVFVIPHQFIHRICDEITGQVPKKARGITLIKGIDEGPEGLKLISDIIREKMGIDISVLMGANIANEVAAEKFCETTIGSKVLENGLLFKELLQTPNFRITVVDDADTVELCGALKNIVAVGAGFCDGLGCGDNTKAAVIRLGLMEMIAFAKIFCKGQVSTATFLESCGVADLITTCYGGRNRRIAEAFVKTGKTIEELENSMLNGQKLQGPQTSAEVYRILKQKGLLDKFPLFTAVYQICYQGRPVQEMLSCLQSHPEHI; encoded by the exons ATGGTCAAGATGTGGGTCTTTGAGGAAACAGTGAATGGACGAAAACTGACAGACATCATCAATAGTGATCATGAGAATGTGAAGTACCTCCCTGGACACAAGCTGCCGGAAAATGTG ATTGCTGTCCCAAGTCTCAGCGATGCTGTTGGAGACGCAGACCTCCTGGTCTTCGTGATTCCTCACCAGTTCATTCACAGGATCTGTGATGAGATCACTGGACAGGTCCCTAAGAAAGCGCGGGGGATTACCCTCATCAAG GGAATTGATGAGGGCCCCGAAGGGCTCAAACTGATTTCCGACATCATCCGAGAGAAGATGGGCATTGATATCAGCGTGCTGATGGGGGCCAACATCGCCAACGAGGTGGCTGCAGAGAAGTTCTGTGAGACTACCATAG GTAGCAAGGTCCTGGAGAATGGGCTTCTCTTCAAGGAACTCCTGCAGACTCCGAATTTCCGAATCACTGTTGTGGATGACGCTGACACTGTAGAACTCTGTGGAGCGCTCAAG AATATCGTGGCAGTGGGAGCcggcttctgtgatggacttgGCTGTGGGGACAACACCAAGGCCGCTGTCATCCGCCTGGGGCTCATGGAAATGATCGCCTTCGCCAAGATCTTTTGCAAAGGGCAGGTGTCCACGGCCACTTTCCTGGAGAGCTGTGGCGTGGCCGACCTGATCACCACATGCTACGGGGGTCGTAACCGGAGGATAGCTGAAGCCTTTGTGAAGACGGGAAAG ACCATCGAggaactggaaaacagtatgctGAATGGTCAGAAGCTCCAGGGACCCCAGACTTCAGCCGAAGTGTATCGCATCCTCAAGCAGAAGGGCCTCCTGGACAA GTTTCCCTTGTTCACAGCCGTCTATCAGATCTGCTACCAAGGCCGGCCTGTCCAGGAGATGCTTTCCTGCCTCCAGAGCCACCCAGAACATATCTAA
- the GPD1L gene encoding glycerol-3-phosphate dehydrogenase 1-like protein isoform X1: MAAAPLRVCIVGSGNWGSAVAKIIGNNVTKHQKFAPMVKMWVFEETVNGRKLTDIINSDHENVKYLPGHKLPENVIAVPSLSDAVGDADLLVFVIPHQFIHRICDEITGQVPKKARGITLIKGIDEGPEGLKLISDIIREKMGIDISVLMGANIANEVAAEKFCETTIGSKVLENGLLFKELLQTPNFRITVVDDADTVELCGALKNIVAVGAGFCDGLGCGDNTKAAVIRLGLMEMIAFAKIFCKGQVSTATFLESCGVADLITTCYGGRNRRIAEAFVKTGKTIEELENSMLNGQKLQGPQTSAEVYRILKQKGLLDKFPLFTAVYQICYQGRPVQEMLSCLQSHPEHI; the protein is encoded by the exons GGGTTCAGCCGTGGCCAAAATCATTGGCAATAATGTCACGAAGCATCAGAAGTTTGCCCCGATGGTCAAGATGTGGGTCTTTGAGGAAACAGTGAATGGACGAAAACTGACAGACATCATCAATAGTGATCATGAGAATGTGAAGTACCTCCCTGGACACAAGCTGCCGGAAAATGTG ATTGCTGTCCCAAGTCTCAGCGATGCTGTTGGAGACGCAGACCTCCTGGTCTTCGTGATTCCTCACCAGTTCATTCACAGGATCTGTGATGAGATCACTGGACAGGTCCCTAAGAAAGCGCGGGGGATTACCCTCATCAAG GGAATTGATGAGGGCCCCGAAGGGCTCAAACTGATTTCCGACATCATCCGAGAGAAGATGGGCATTGATATCAGCGTGCTGATGGGGGCCAACATCGCCAACGAGGTGGCTGCAGAGAAGTTCTGTGAGACTACCATAG GTAGCAAGGTCCTGGAGAATGGGCTTCTCTTCAAGGAACTCCTGCAGACTCCGAATTTCCGAATCACTGTTGTGGATGACGCTGACACTGTAGAACTCTGTGGAGCGCTCAAG AATATCGTGGCAGTGGGAGCcggcttctgtgatggacttgGCTGTGGGGACAACACCAAGGCCGCTGTCATCCGCCTGGGGCTCATGGAAATGATCGCCTTCGCCAAGATCTTTTGCAAAGGGCAGGTGTCCACGGCCACTTTCCTGGAGAGCTGTGGCGTGGCCGACCTGATCACCACATGCTACGGGGGTCGTAACCGGAGGATAGCTGAAGCCTTTGTGAAGACGGGAAAG ACCATCGAggaactggaaaacagtatgctGAATGGTCAGAAGCTCCAGGGACCCCAGACTTCAGCCGAAGTGTATCGCATCCTCAAGCAGAAGGGCCTCCTGGACAA GTTTCCCTTGTTCACAGCCGTCTATCAGATCTGCTACCAAGGCCGGCCTGTCCAGGAGATGCTTTCCTGCCTCCAGAGCCACCCAGAACATATCTAA